A stretch of DNA from Methylobacterium sp. CB376:
ATGTCGTCAGCCCGCATCGTGGAGGTCGGCGAGACCTCCGCCGGCATCGTCGTGCCCGAGGCCGAGGGATTCCGCTTCTTCGCCGCCCATCCGGATTTCGTCCGCCTCGAGGGCCGGATCTTCCGCAGCCCGCGCCACGCCACGCGCGCCGCGAGCGAGCTGAGGGCGCGTCGGGGCAAGCCCTCCCGCCACTGACCGCGCGCGGGCGGCCCCTCGTCCCGACGCCCGGGATGCCGACGCATCGGGCCGTCTCGACGCGTCGACACCGAGCCGAGGGCTCGGCGACGCGTCGAGAACGGAACCGGCGGTCACGTCCGTGACCGCCGGGATCAGCGGTTGCGCGCGAGGAGCAGGATCCAGCCGATGCCGATCGTCAGGACCAGGATGCCGATCGTCGCGAAGGCCGGGGTGCCGTGCTCCATGAGCTTCGGGGCGAGCTGCGTGGCGAAGGCCGCCACCACCAGCCCCACCGCCACCCGGGCCGCCGCCCGCTCGATCCCCCGGGTGAGCTTGTCCATGCCCTTGAGCTCGATCTCCACCGTGACGCGGCCCTGCTTCAGGCGCACCAGCATCAGGTGGACGAGGGTCGGCAGCTCGGAGGCGGCCCCGTAGAGGCCGGCGGCGAGCCCCTCGAACTTGCTCTTGACCTCCTTGAGCGAGAAGCGCGTGCGCATCGTGCGCTTCACGGTCGGGCCGGCCGCCGCGAAGAGGTCGAATTGCGGGTCGAGCTGGCGCATCACCCCGTCGGCCGTGACGAGGCCCTTGAACAGGATCGCCAGGTCGGTCGGCATGGCGAGGTCGTTCTCGCGCGCCATGGTCATGAAATCCGTGAGCACCACCCCGAGATTCAGGGTCGCCCCGTTGTGGCGCATCACGAAGGCCTGCGAGGCGGCCTCCAGGCGGGTCAGGTCGGGCGCGCTGCCGCCGGTCCAGTCGAGCAGCACCGCCATCAGCCCGTCCGCGTCCTCCTTCAGCATCGCCCCGATCAGGATCAGGAGCTGGGCCCGGCGGCGCTGCGACAGCCGCCCGATGATGCCGAAATCCACGAAGGCGATGCGGTTGCCGGTCAGGCAGAGCAGGTTGCCGGGATGCGGGTCGGCGTGGAAGACGCCCTCGATCAGCGACATCTGCAGGAAGGCGTCGGTGCCGCGCTGCGCCAGCACCACCCGGTCGTAGCCCTCCTCGTCCAGCCGCTTGATGTCGGTCGGGGGAATGCCGTGGATGAACTCCTGCACGAGCACCCGCTCGGAGGTCCATTCCCAGTAGATTTTCGGGAAGACAATGTCGTCCCGGTCCGCGAACAGCCCGGCGAGCAATTCGCAGTTGCGGGCCTCGTTCAGCAGGTCGAGTTCCTCGCGCAGGCCCTGCGCGATGTGGCGCATCTGCTCGTGCGGCCGGTAGCGCGTCATCTCCGGCCACTCGCTCTCGACGATGCGCGAGGCGTGCGAGAGCAGCCGCAGGTCGGCCTCGATGATCTTCTGCACGCCGGGGCGGCGCACCTTGACGATCACCTCCTCGCCGCTCTCCAGCCGCGCCCGGTAGACCTGGGCGATGGAGGCGGAGGCGAGCGGATTGGTGTCGAACTCGGAGAAGATCTCGCTCGGGGGAGCGCCGAGGTCGGCCTCGAGTTGCGGGCGGATCACCTCCCAGGGCACCGGCGCCACCCGGTCGTGGAGCTTGCCGAGTTCCTCCGTCCATTGCGGGGCGAGGAGGTCGGCCCGGCTCGCCAGCACTTGGCCGAGCTTGATGAAGGTCGGGCCCAGCGCCTCGATGGCGCGGCGCATCCGCTCGGGCTGCGACAGGCGCGTGAGGTCGACCGCCGGCGTGCTGCGCCAGGCGAGGCGCGGGATCGCCCGCAGGCCGAGGCGGTCCACGACCTGGTTCACGCCGAACCCGATCAGGATCCCGGCGATCTCCTGAAGGCGCTGCCGGTCGCGCGCCGCAACGAAAGCGGTTTTCAGCATGGATGCATCAGCTCAGCCCGGCTGCCATGGGAGGTAAAGCACAGTGTGGGGCTGCCGCGCTGCGCTCCTTGACGAAACAGGCGCGCCGCCCGGCGCCGGATCGAGTCATGCCCGGGTCGTTCGGGTAGGCCCTCAACTTGGCGGGACTTTGGCGGGCGGCGGACGGGCCGGGCTCCGCGGCAGGGCCGCGGGTACGGGAGCGGCACGGGACAGGCCACGGCGACATTCATTCCGTCCGGCGCGACGACGACGCTCGCGGTAGCGCATGCGCCGGGCCGGCACAACGTGGCGGATCCGCCACGGCCGCCGGCGGGCCGCCGGGCCGGCGGCGGAGACGGCAAAGAAAAGCCCCGCGGTCACCCGACCGCGGGGCCGAGAAGGGGCGGAAGGCCTCCCGCCCCTCGCTCTCGCGAGGCCCCGGACCAACGGTCACGGACGTGACCGTCGGTCCGGTTGCCGAAGTGACGTGAGAAGTGACGTCACATGCGGCCCGCGCCCGAGGCGCCGGCGCCGCCCGCCTTCCCGGCGCCGCCCGAGGCGCCCGCCGCGCCGCCCTGGCCACCGCCCTGGCCGCCGCGCATCGTGCTGCCGGTGGTCTCGGGCGCGCCGCCGCGGCCCTGGCCGCCGGAGCGGTCGCGCAGGCCCTGGGCCTGGTCCTGGCCGCCGCGGCCCATCCGGTCCTGACCGGAGCGGTCCTGGCTCATGCGGTCGCCGCCGCCCTGCCCGCGCTCCTGACCGGCGCGCTGCTCGCTGCGCCCGCGCTCGCTCGTGCCGCGCTCCTCGCGGCGCTCGCCGGTGCGGATCTCGTCGCGCCCGCCGCGCACCGAACTCCGCTCGCTCGAGCGCACGTCGACCCGGTCGTGCCGCTCGCCGCGGATCCCGACGCTGCCGGTCGTGCTCGACCGCTCGGTGACCACGAGCCGGCGATATTCCGGCGAGCCGTAGACCACCCGCCGGCCGTGCACCACGACGTAGCGCGGCCCGCTATGCTCGCGGACGACGAGGCGGCGGTACTCGGGCGAGCCGACCCG
This window harbors:
- a CDS encoding ABC1 kinase family protein; its protein translation is MLKTAFVAARDRQRLQEIAGILIGFGVNQVVDRLGLRAIPRLAWRSTPAVDLTRLSQPERMRRAIEALGPTFIKLGQVLASRADLLAPQWTEELGKLHDRVAPVPWEVIRPQLEADLGAPPSEIFSEFDTNPLASASIAQVYRARLESGEEVIVKVRRPGVQKIIEADLRLLSHASRIVESEWPEMTRYRPHEQMRHIAQGLREELDLLNEARNCELLAGLFADRDDIVFPKIYWEWTSERVLVQEFIHGIPPTDIKRLDEEGYDRVVLAQRGTDAFLQMSLIEGVFHADPHPGNLLCLTGNRIAFVDFGIIGRLSQRRRAQLLILIGAMLKEDADGLMAVLLDWTGGSAPDLTRLEAASQAFVMRHNGATLNLGVVLTDFMTMARENDLAMPTDLAILFKGLVTADGVMRQLDPQFDLFAAAGPTVKRTMRTRFSLKEVKSKFEGLAAGLYGAASELPTLVHLMLVRLKQGRVTVEIELKGMDKLTRGIERAAARVAVGLVVAAFATQLAPKLMEHGTPAFATIGILVLTIGIGWILLLARNR